One region of Longimicrobium sp. genomic DNA includes:
- the trxA gene encoding thioredoxin, which yields MADSKNVVEITDATFSDVTGQAGLSMVDFWAVWCGPCRMVAPIVEQLADDYAGQVTVGKLDVDNNQRSAAQFNVRSIPTILFFKDGKVVDQVIGAVPRPALEAKIKQHLGTAAV from the coding sequence ATGGCGGACAGCAAGAATGTTGTAGAGATCACCGACGCGACCTTCAGCGACGTGACCGGCCAGGCCGGGCTCTCCATGGTCGACTTCTGGGCCGTGTGGTGCGGGCCGTGCCGGATGGTGGCCCCCATCGTGGAGCAGCTCGCGGACGATTACGCGGGCCAGGTGACGGTCGGCAAGCTGGACGTGGACAACAACCAGCGCAGCGCCGCGCAGTTCAACGTGCGCTCCATCCCCACCATCCTGTTCTTCAAGGACGGCAAGGTGGTGGACCAGGTGATCGGCGCGGTCCCGCGCCCGGCGCTCGAGGCCAAGATCAAGCAGCACCTGGGCACGGCGGCGGTCTAA
- the mce gene encoding methylmalonyl-CoA epimerase, producing the protein MTERALDHVGIAVHSLDDSLPLFESITGGKGYGREVVESQGVEVVFVGAGAGRLELLAPIRDDSAVAKYLARRGAGMHHLCYRVRDIAAELARYRAEGAQLIDETPRAGAHGHRVAFIHPKSTGGVLVELLEASHPDP; encoded by the coding sequence ATGACCGAGCGGGCGCTGGACCACGTTGGAATCGCGGTTCATTCCCTGGACGATTCGCTCCCCCTCTTCGAATCTATCACCGGAGGGAAGGGGTACGGCCGCGAGGTCGTCGAAAGCCAGGGGGTGGAGGTGGTGTTCGTGGGCGCCGGTGCCGGCCGCCTTGAGCTCCTGGCCCCCATCCGCGACGACTCCGCGGTGGCGAAGTACCTCGCTCGCCGCGGTGCCGGGATGCACCATCTGTGCTACCGCGTCCGAGACATCGCCGCCGAGCTCGCCCGCTACCGCGCCGAGGGCGCCCAGCTCATCGACGAAACCCCTCGCGCCGGCGCCCACGGCCATCGTGTCGCCTTCATACACCCGAAGTCCACGGGCGGCGTTCTAGTGGAGCTTCTGGAGGCGTCGCACCCCGATCCGTAG
- a CDS encoding protease inhibitor I42 family protein, protein MTLRIALCLLLAACAAPQNEDADTAAPQGVVRVTQENSGKTVTLRTGGRMEVALESNATTGYSWQREGGDTAVLASDSSRYQPSNTQPGLVGAGGTQILAFRGARPGRTRLVLVYRQPWNGGATSGRRWEAEVVVQP, encoded by the coding sequence ATGACCCTCCGCATCGCGCTCTGTCTGCTGCTCGCCGCCTGCGCGGCCCCGCAAAACGAGGACGCCGACACCGCCGCACCGCAGGGCGTGGTGCGGGTGACGCAGGAGAATTCGGGGAAGACGGTGACGCTCCGCACGGGCGGGCGCATGGAGGTGGCGCTGGAGTCCAACGCGACGACCGGGTACTCCTGGCAGCGCGAAGGCGGCGACACGGCCGTGCTCGCGTCCGACAGCTCGCGCTACCAGCCGTCGAACACGCAGCCCGGGCTGGTGGGGGCGGGCGGCACGCAGATCCTCGCCTTCCGCGGGGCGCGGCCGGGGCGCACGCGGCTGGTGCTGGTGTACCGTCAGCCCTGGAACGGCGGCGCGACCAGCGGCCGCCGGTGGGAGGCGGAGGTGGTCGTGCAGCCGTAG